The Burkholderia mayonis genome window below encodes:
- a CDS encoding asparaginase encodes MNAPTSSNTPNVSSAAPRALPRIAVLATGGTIAGAAPDAAQTAGYQAGALGVDRLLAAVPALAQIATIEAEQIASIDSKDLSPALWTTLAERIDALAANDAIDGIVITHGTDTLEETAYLLHLTVKTAKPVVMTAAMRPATALSSDGPLNLLNAVAVAGSTAARGQGVLVAFNNRIHSARDVVKTSTYAVDAFHSPELGALGWVQDGRIEFARRATRPHTLDSRFSIGAAWPQVEVIVSYAGTSRAMVDACVAAGARGLVVAGTGNGSIHATLQTALAEAAAKGVAVVRASRVGSGHVMRNGAANDDALGFVSAGSLNPYKARVLLMLALTAGVAGVHELQQIFDTY; translated from the coding sequence ATGAACGCACCGACATCTTCCAATACCCCCAACGTTTCGAGCGCGGCGCCGCGCGCGCTGCCACGCATCGCCGTCCTCGCGACGGGCGGCACGATCGCGGGCGCGGCGCCCGACGCCGCGCAGACGGCCGGCTACCAGGCGGGCGCGCTCGGCGTCGACCGGCTGCTTGCCGCGGTACCCGCGCTCGCGCAGATCGCGACGATCGAGGCCGAGCAGATCGCGAGCATCGACAGCAAGGACTTGTCGCCCGCACTATGGACGACGCTCGCCGAGCGGATCGACGCGCTCGCCGCCAATGACGCGATCGACGGCATCGTGATCACGCACGGCACCGACACGCTCGAAGAAACCGCGTACCTGCTGCATCTGACCGTGAAGACCGCGAAGCCCGTCGTGATGACGGCGGCGATGCGGCCCGCGACCGCGCTGTCGTCCGACGGCCCGCTCAACCTGCTGAACGCGGTGGCGGTCGCAGGCAGCACGGCGGCGCGCGGGCAGGGCGTGCTCGTCGCATTCAACAACCGGATCCATAGCGCGCGCGACGTCGTGAAGACGAGCACCTACGCGGTCGACGCGTTTCATTCGCCGGAACTCGGCGCGCTCGGCTGGGTGCAGGACGGCCGCATCGAATTCGCGCGCCGCGCGACTCGCCCGCACACGCTCGACTCGCGCTTTTCGATCGGCGCGGCATGGCCGCAGGTCGAGGTGATCGTCAGCTACGCGGGCACATCGCGCGCGATGGTCGACGCATGCGTCGCCGCGGGCGCGCGCGGGCTCGTCGTCGCGGGCACGGGCAACGGATCGATCCACGCGACGCTGCAGACGGCGCTCGCCGAGGCGGCGGCGAAGGGCGTCGCGGTCGTGCGCGCGTCGCGCGTCGGCTCGGGCCACGTGATGCGCAACGGCGCAGCGAACGACGACGCGCTCGGCTTCGTGAGCGCGGGCTCGCTCAACCCGTACAAGGCGCGCGTATTGCTGATGCTCGCACTCACAGCGGGCGTCGCCGGCGTGCACGAATTGCAGCAGATATTCGACACGTATTGA
- the lysM gene encoding peptidoglycan-binding protein LysM, with amino-acid sequence MGLLSFIKEAGEKLLGKSDEQAAADPAAANQTAADAIKNYISAQGLDTSNLTVAFDGASRTVTLSGSVADLDTKAKVKVAAGNVQGVAGVNDDDLQPDDPQVQYHDVVSGDNLWKIAEKYYGDGSKNDVIFQANRPMLSSPDRIYPGQKLVIPPQS; translated from the coding sequence ATGGGTCTTCTTTCGTTCATCAAAGAGGCGGGTGAAAAACTGCTCGGCAAGAGCGACGAGCAAGCCGCAGCCGATCCCGCCGCCGCCAATCAGACGGCCGCCGATGCGATCAAGAACTACATCTCCGCACAGGGTCTCGACACGTCGAACCTGACGGTCGCATTCGACGGCGCGTCGCGCACCGTCACGCTGTCGGGCAGCGTCGCGGACCTCGACACGAAGGCCAAGGTCAAGGTGGCGGCGGGCAACGTGCAGGGCGTCGCGGGCGTCAACGACGACGACCTGCAGCCGGACGATCCGCAAGTGCAGTACCACGACGTCGTCTCCGGCGACAACCTGTGGAAGATCGCCGAGAAGTACTACGGCGACGGCTCGAAGAACGACGTGATCTTCCAGGCGAACCGCCCGATGCTGTCGAGCCCGGACAGGATCTACCCGGGCCAGAAGCTCGTCATTCCGCCGCAGTCCTGA
- a CDS encoding 2-hydroxy-3-oxopropionate reductase, whose translation MATIGFIGLGIMGAHMARNLLKGGHRLVVNGAYPVPADLRDRAQVVADSTAVAQASEIVIAMVPDTPDVRNVLFADDGVAKGLAAGKLLIDMSSISPLDTRDFAKEINALGCDYLDAPVSGGEVGARDATLTIMVGGPQRAFERAKPLFDLMGKNVSLIGDNGAGQTCKVANQIIVALNIEAVAEALLFAARSGADPERVRRALMGGFASSRILELHGERMTKRTFDPGFRIDLHRKDLNLALDGARRMNIALPHTASAQQLLGVCAANGGGAWDHSAIVRALEIMSNFEIGEPPSDAKVA comes from the coding sequence ATGGCAACGATCGGCTTCATCGGCCTCGGCATCATGGGCGCGCACATGGCGCGCAACCTGCTCAAGGGCGGTCACCGCCTCGTCGTGAACGGCGCGTATCCGGTGCCGGCCGACCTGCGCGATCGAGCGCAAGTCGTCGCGGATTCGACGGCCGTCGCGCAGGCGTCGGAAATCGTGATCGCGATGGTGCCCGACACGCCCGACGTGCGAAACGTGCTGTTCGCCGACGACGGCGTCGCGAAGGGCCTCGCCGCCGGCAAGCTCTTGATCGACATGAGCTCAATCTCGCCGCTCGACACGCGCGACTTCGCGAAAGAGATCAATGCACTCGGCTGCGACTATCTCGATGCGCCCGTGTCGGGCGGCGAAGTCGGCGCGCGCGATGCGACGCTCACGATCATGGTCGGCGGCCCGCAACGCGCGTTCGAGCGCGCGAAGCCGCTCTTCGATCTGATGGGCAAGAACGTCTCGCTGATCGGCGACAACGGCGCGGGCCAGACCTGCAAGGTCGCGAATCAGATCATCGTCGCGCTGAACATCGAAGCGGTCGCCGAGGCGCTGCTGTTCGCCGCGCGCTCGGGCGCCGATCCGGAGCGCGTGCGCCGCGCGCTGATGGGCGGCTTCGCGTCGTCGCGCATTCTCGAGCTGCACGGCGAACGGATGACGAAACGCACGTTCGACCCGGGCTTCCGAATCGACCTGCATCGCAAGGACCTGAATCTCGCCCTCGACGGCGCGCGCCGGATGAACATCGCGCTGCCGCATACGGCGAGCGCGCAGCAGCTCCTCGGCGTGTGCGCGGCGAACGGCGGCGGCGCGTGGGATCACTCGGCGATCGTGCGCGCGCTCGAGATCATGTCGAACTTCGAAATCGGCGAGCCGCCGAGCGACGCGAAGGTCGCCTGA
- the otnI gene encoding 2-oxo-tetronate isomerase, which produces MPKFAANLTMLFNEAPFLDRFKAAADAGFDAVEFLFPYPYAKEELAERLEANRLRLVLHNLPAGNWDQGERGIACLPDRVGEFRDGVGRAIEYAHALKVPQVNCLVGIPSASQKRDTTLVTIVENLRFAAAELKQAGIRLLVEPCNSYDIPGFALNRSADALDVIRAVGSDNLFLQYDIYHMQRMEGELAATIRQHIGSIAHVQLADNPGRHEPGTGEINYAYLFDLLDALGYDGYVGCEYKPRTTTAEGLGWRRRIAHVDAKHARSAA; this is translated from the coding sequence ATGCCGAAATTCGCAGCCAATCTGACGATGCTGTTCAACGAGGCGCCGTTTCTCGACCGCTTCAAGGCGGCGGCCGACGCGGGCTTCGATGCCGTCGAGTTCCTGTTCCCGTATCCGTACGCGAAGGAAGAACTCGCCGAGCGGCTCGAAGCAAACCGCCTGCGACTCGTGCTGCACAACCTGCCTGCGGGCAACTGGGACCAGGGCGAGCGCGGGATCGCGTGCCTGCCCGATCGCGTCGGCGAATTCCGGGACGGCGTCGGCCGCGCGATCGAGTATGCACACGCGCTGAAGGTGCCGCAGGTGAATTGCCTCGTCGGCATTCCGTCGGCGAGCCAGAAGCGCGACACGACGCTCGTCACGATCGTCGAGAACCTGCGCTTCGCCGCCGCCGAATTGAAGCAGGCGGGCATTCGCCTGCTCGTCGAGCCGTGCAATTCGTACGACATCCCGGGCTTCGCGCTGAACCGCTCGGCCGATGCGCTCGACGTGATCCGCGCGGTCGGCTCCGACAATCTGTTCCTGCAGTACGACATCTATCACATGCAGCGAATGGAGGGCGAGCTCGCGGCGACGATCAGGCAGCACATTGGATCGATCGCGCACGTCCAGCTCGCGGACAACCCGGGCCGCCACGAGCCCGGCACGGGCGAGATCAACTACGCGTATCTGTTCGATCTGCTCGACGCGCTCGGCTACGACGGCTACGTCGGCTGCGAATACAAGCCGCGCACGACGACGGCCGAAGGTCTCGGCTGGCGGCGGCGGATCGCGCACGTCGACGCGAAGCACGCACGCAGCGCCGCTTGA
- the gcl gene encoding glyoxylate carboligase — protein MARMRAVDAAVLVLEKEGVQTAFGVPGAAINPLYSALRRSGAIGHVLARHVEGASHMAEGYTRAAPGNIGVCIGTSGPAGTDMITGLYSASADSIPILAITGQAPRARLHKEDFQAVDIESIAKPVTKWAVTVREPALAPRVFQQAFHLMRSGRPGPVLIDLPIDVQLAEIEFDIATYEPLPVYKPRATRAQIEAALAMLNDAERPLIVSGGGVINANAEHLLVEFAETLGVPVIPTLMSWGVIPDDHPLMAGMVGLQTSHRYGNATLLASDFVLGIGNRWANRHTGSIDVYTKGRKFVHVDIEPTQIGRVFGPDLGIASDAKAALELFVELAREWKAAGKLKDRGAWVADCQQRKRTLQRKTHFDDVPVKPQRVYEEMNKAFGRDTCYVSTIGLSQIAAAQFLHVFKARNWINCGQAGPLGWTIPAALGVRAADPRRPIVALSGDYDFQFMIEELAVGAQFKLPYVHVVVNNSYLGLIRQAQRAFDMDYCVQLAFDNVNAPELNGYGVDHVAVAEGLGCKALRVFEPEEIAPALERARQMTAEFSVPVVVEVILERVTNISMGAEIDAINEFEDLADKAEHAPTAISLLD, from the coding sequence ATGGCCAGGATGAGAGCCGTCGACGCCGCCGTGCTCGTGCTCGAGAAGGAAGGCGTGCAGACCGCGTTCGGCGTGCCGGGCGCCGCGATCAACCCGCTGTACTCGGCGCTGCGCCGCTCGGGCGCGATCGGGCACGTGCTCGCGCGGCACGTCGAAGGCGCGTCGCACATGGCGGAAGGCTACACGCGGGCCGCGCCCGGCAACATCGGCGTGTGCATCGGCACGTCGGGCCCGGCCGGCACCGACATGATCACGGGCCTCTACTCGGCATCGGCCGACTCGATCCCGATCCTCGCGATCACCGGCCAGGCGCCGCGCGCGCGGCTCCACAAGGAAGATTTCCAGGCGGTCGACATCGAATCGATCGCGAAGCCCGTCACGAAATGGGCGGTCACGGTGCGCGAGCCGGCGCTCGCGCCGCGCGTGTTCCAGCAGGCGTTCCACCTGATGCGCTCGGGCCGCCCGGGCCCCGTGCTGATCGATTTGCCGATCGACGTGCAATTGGCCGAGATCGAATTCGACATCGCGACCTACGAGCCGCTGCCCGTCTACAAGCCGCGCGCGACGCGCGCGCAGATCGAGGCCGCGCTCGCGATGCTGAACGACGCCGAGCGCCCGCTCATCGTATCCGGCGGCGGCGTGATCAACGCGAACGCCGAGCACCTGCTCGTCGAATTTGCGGAAACGCTCGGCGTGCCGGTGATTCCGACGCTGATGTCGTGGGGTGTGATTCCCGACGACCATCCGCTGATGGCGGGCATGGTCGGCCTGCAGACGTCGCACCGCTACGGCAACGCGACGCTGCTCGCGTCCGACTTCGTGCTCGGCATCGGCAACCGCTGGGCGAACCGCCACACGGGCAGCATCGACGTCTATACGAAGGGCCGCAAGTTCGTCCACGTCGACATCGAACCGACGCAGATCGGCCGCGTGTTCGGCCCCGATCTCGGGATCGCGTCGGATGCGAAGGCGGCGCTCGAACTGTTCGTCGAGCTCGCGCGCGAATGGAAGGCGGCGGGCAAGCTGAAGGATCGCGGCGCATGGGTCGCCGACTGCCAGCAGCGCAAGCGCACGCTGCAGCGCAAGACGCATTTCGACGACGTGCCGGTCAAGCCGCAGCGCGTGTACGAAGAGATGAACAAGGCGTTCGGCCGCGACACCTGCTACGTGAGCACGATCGGGCTGTCGCAGATCGCTGCCGCGCAGTTCCTGCACGTATTCAAGGCGCGCAACTGGATCAACTGCGGCCAGGCGGGCCCGCTCGGCTGGACGATTCCCGCCGCGCTCGGCGTGCGCGCGGCCGATCCGCGGCGCCCGATCGTCGCGCTGTCGGGCGACTACGATTTCCAGTTCATGATCGAAGAGCTCGCGGTGGGCGCGCAGTTCAAGCTGCCGTACGTGCACGTCGTCGTCAACAACTCGTATCTCGGCCTGATCCGCCAGGCGCAGCGCGCGTTCGACATGGACTACTGCGTGCAGCTCGCGTTCGACAACGTCAACGCGCCCGAATTGAACGGCTACGGCGTCGACCACGTGGCCGTGGCCGAAGGGCTCGGCTGCAAGGCGCTGCGCGTGTTCGAGCCGGAAGAGATCGCGCCCGCGCTCGAACGCGCGCGGCAGATGACGGCCGAGTTCAGCGTGCCCGTCGTCGTCGAAGTGATCCTCGAGCGCGTGACGAACATCTCGATGGGCGCCGAGATCGACGCGATCAACGAGTTCGAGGATCTCGCGGACAAGGCCGAGCATGCGCCGACCGCGATCTCGCTGCTCGACTGA
- a CDS encoding LysR family transcriptional regulator, protein MDRFKQIETFVRVADAGSLAAAALEEGVSPVVLGRRIDALERRLGVKLIYRSTRRLVVSEDGAAFLEHCRGLLSEWAQAENEIVAGRRAVSGHLIVSAPAAFGRKHVAPLAPAFVADKPDLQMSFNLTDRVVDLVREGYDLSIRIGGAVDPNFVAVKLASNRRVVCGTPEYFRRHGRPKTLDDLAAYNCLAFNLQGGQNRGWYFRRNGKLVTMRVSGTLDCNDGELLHRWVSEGLGLGWRSTWEIAQQLARGELETVLDEYALPDYDILAVYPQQRYVPARVRYFIDYLRDVYARPGYWEGAE, encoded by the coding sequence ATGGACCGGTTCAAGCAGATCGAAACCTTCGTGCGGGTCGCCGACGCGGGAAGTCTCGCGGCGGCCGCGCTCGAGGAAGGGGTGTCGCCTGTCGTGCTCGGGCGTCGGATCGACGCGCTCGAGAGGCGGCTCGGCGTGAAGCTGATATACCGGTCGACGCGCCGGCTCGTCGTCAGCGAAGACGGCGCGGCGTTCCTCGAACACTGCCGCGGGCTCCTCTCCGAGTGGGCGCAGGCGGAGAACGAGATCGTGGCTGGGCGCCGCGCGGTGAGCGGGCACCTGATCGTGTCGGCGCCCGCCGCGTTCGGCCGCAAGCACGTCGCGCCGCTCGCGCCCGCGTTCGTCGCCGACAAGCCCGACTTGCAGATGTCGTTCAACCTGACTGATCGCGTGGTCGATCTCGTGCGCGAGGGCTACGACCTGTCGATCCGGATCGGCGGCGCGGTCGATCCGAACTTCGTCGCGGTGAAGCTCGCGTCGAACCGGCGCGTCGTGTGCGGGACGCCCGAGTATTTCCGCCGGCACGGCCGGCCGAAGACGCTCGACGACCTCGCGGCGTACAACTGCCTCGCGTTCAACCTGCAGGGCGGGCAGAACCGCGGCTGGTATTTCCGGCGCAACGGCAAGCTCGTGACGATGCGCGTGTCGGGCACGCTCGACTGCAACGACGGCGAGCTGCTGCACCGCTGGGTGTCGGAGGGGCTCGGACTCGGCTGGCGCTCGACGTGGGAGATCGCGCAGCAGCTCGCGCGCGGCGAGCTCGAAACCGTGCTCGACGAATACGCGCTGCCCGACTACGACATTCTCGCCGTCTATCCGCAGCAGCGCTACGTGCCGGCGCGGGTTCGCTATTTCATCGACTATCTGCGCGACGTGTACGCGCGGCCCGGATATTGGGAAGGCGCCGAGTGA
- a CDS encoding cupredoxin domain-containing protein, with translation MRHFFFDPHALRGRTPATAASASRRRWLLIAGGAALAALAGVDMSRVRAAEPRVIKVHARRFVFTPDRIALAPHESVVFELTAQDTVMGFSIPQYGVRADVPPGAVVRVAAQAGDAGTVQFLCDIFCGSGHETMNGVLVVG, from the coding sequence ATGCGCCATTTTTTTTTCGATCCGCATGCGCTTCGCGGCCGGACGCCGGCGACGGCGGCGTCCGCATCGCGCCGCCGCTGGCTGCTCATCGCGGGCGGTGCGGCGCTTGCCGCGCTCGCGGGCGTCGACATGTCGCGCGTGCGCGCCGCCGAGCCGCGCGTGATCAAGGTTCACGCGCGGCGTTTCGTGTTCACGCCGGACCGGATCGCGCTTGCGCCGCACGAATCGGTCGTGTTCGAACTGACCGCGCAGGACACCGTGATGGGCTTTTCGATCCCGCAGTACGGCGTGCGTGCGGACGTGCCGCCGGGCGCGGTCGTGCGCGTCGCCGCGCAGGCGGGCGACGCGGGAACGGTTCAGTTCCTGTGCGACATCTTCTGCGGCTCCGGGCACGAGACGATGAACGGCGTGCTCGTCGTCGGGTAG
- a CDS encoding metallophosphoesterase family protein, with product MPNPTPSLKRRDFLRLAACGGGVAFASALPGWSLAADGGADFFFAQLSDAHWGFTGPAINPDAHGTLPKAIEAVNALPVAPDFVMFTGDLTHTTDDPAERRERMRQFQSIVAQLKVKPLHLMPGEHDASLDAGAAYREIFGDTHYAFDHKGVHFVVVDNVSDPAGRVGDAQIDWLAQDLARQPKDARIVVFTHRPLFDLAPQWDWATRDGAKVVDVLMPYPNVTVFYGHIHQEHHAMTGHIAHHAARSLMFPLPAPGSQDKRLPVPWDAAAPYHGLGWREVRVGDATRALALTEMPVGAKQPQPAV from the coding sequence ATGCCGAACCCGACCCCGTCCCTGAAGCGCCGCGATTTCCTGCGCCTCGCCGCATGTGGAGGCGGCGTCGCGTTCGCGTCCGCGCTGCCCGGCTGGAGCCTCGCCGCCGACGGCGGCGCCGATTTCTTCTTCGCCCAGCTCTCCGACGCGCACTGGGGCTTCACCGGCCCCGCGATCAACCCCGACGCGCACGGCACGCTGCCGAAGGCAATCGAAGCGGTCAACGCGCTGCCCGTCGCGCCCGACTTCGTGATGTTCACGGGCGACCTCACGCACACGACCGACGATCCCGCCGAGCGCCGCGAGCGGATGCGGCAGTTCCAGTCGATCGTCGCGCAATTGAAGGTGAAGCCGCTCCACCTGATGCCGGGCGAGCACGACGCGAGTCTCGACGCGGGCGCCGCGTACCGCGAGATCTTCGGCGACACGCACTACGCGTTCGATCACAAGGGCGTGCATTTCGTCGTCGTCGACAACGTGTCGGATCCGGCCGGCCGCGTCGGCGATGCGCAGATCGACTGGCTCGCGCAGGATCTCGCGCGGCAGCCGAAGGACGCGCGCATCGTCGTGTTCACACACCGGCCGCTCTTCGATCTCGCGCCGCAGTGGGACTGGGCGACGCGCGACGGCGCGAAGGTCGTCGACGTGCTGATGCCCTATCCGAACGTCACCGTGTTCTACGGGCACATCCACCAGGAACATCACGCGATGACGGGCCATATCGCGCATCACGCGGCGCGCTCGCTGATGTTCCCGCTGCCCGCGCCCGGCTCGCAGGACAAGCGCCTGCCGGTGCCGTGGGACGCCGCCGCGCCGTATCACGGGCTCGGCTGGCGCGAGGTGCGCGTCGGCGACGCGACGCGCGCGCTTGCGCTGACCGAGATGCCCGTCGGCGCGAAGCAACCGCAACCAGCCGTCTGA
- a CDS encoding RNA polymerase sigma factor, producing MGQFGRMVDERDAGDMDDTGDVAARGERFRALALPHLDAAYNLARWLCGNASDADDVVQEACMRAFRFLDSCRGDNARPWLLTIVRHTWYTEWRRRANAREVASADALDAADSPDDWHPAAEDPLALLMRSEDVHRVNDALAKLPPEYREVLVLREMEDLSYREIAAVTDVPVGTVMSRLARARRRLAALLGDAHDVPAPRAGRAQAQASARAAAGEGGAPPSGTASEAIDGL from the coding sequence GTGGGTCAATTCGGCCGGATGGTCGACGAACGTGACGCGGGCGACATGGACGATACGGGCGACGTGGCGGCGCGCGGCGAGCGCTTCCGGGCGCTCGCGCTGCCGCATCTGGACGCCGCGTACAACCTCGCGCGCTGGCTGTGCGGCAACGCGAGCGACGCGGATGACGTCGTGCAGGAGGCGTGCATGCGTGCGTTCCGCTTTCTCGATTCGTGCCGCGGCGACAATGCGCGGCCGTGGCTGCTGACGATCGTGCGCCACACCTGGTACACCGAATGGCGGCGGCGGGCGAACGCGCGCGAAGTCGCGTCGGCCGACGCGCTCGACGCCGCGGATTCGCCGGACGACTGGCACCCGGCGGCCGAGGATCCGCTCGCGCTCCTGATGCGCAGCGAAGATGTCCACCGCGTGAACGACGCGCTCGCGAAGCTGCCGCCCGAGTATCGCGAGGTGCTCGTGCTGCGCGAAATGGAGGATTTGAGTTACCGCGAGATCGCGGCGGTTACCGATGTGCCCGTTGGCACGGTGATGTCGCGGCTCGCGCGGGCGCGCAGGCGTCTCGCCGCGTTGCTCGGCGACGCGCACGACGTGCCGGCGCCGCGCGCTGGCCGCGCGCAGGCGCAGGCGAGCGCGCGCGCGGCGGCTGGCGAAGGGGGCGCGCCGCCGTCCGGAACCGCATCGGAGGCCATTGATGGACTGTAA
- a CDS encoding anti-sigma factor family protein: MDCNETRALLDADVDRELSAPDALRVERHVDGCDACRLERDRLVALGRAVRQAEYHRASDALRARIVAGLPVPDAPLPDVRAPDGGPPAARTWRWFSRPGPRGAPAGPAVRWPRPRAAALPGLGWGVALAIALAAAAGLTVGTRRAATERIVDEIVASHVRAGLSSRDIDVISTDRHTVKPWFNGRLDYAPPVVDLSASGFTLAGGRLDYIGQRRVAVLVYRYRQHVIDVYVRPWPSGEGGAAPYATVSQGYALDRWDAAGMTWWAVTDAEPSALAAFRTALTARVAAPRTE; encoded by the coding sequence ATGGACTGTAACGAAACGCGCGCGCTGCTCGACGCGGACGTCGACCGCGAACTCTCCGCGCCCGACGCGTTGCGGGTCGAGCGGCACGTCGACGGCTGCGACGCGTGCCGCCTCGAGCGCGACCGGCTCGTCGCGCTCGGTCGGGCGGTGAGGCAGGCGGAATACCATCGCGCGTCGGACGCGCTGCGCGCCCGCATCGTCGCGGGATTGCCGGTTCCGGACGCGCCGCTTCCGGACGTCAGGGCTCCTGATGGCGGCCCGCCCGCCGCGCGAACATGGCGCTGGTTCAGCCGGCCTGGCCCCCGCGGCGCGCCCGCCGGCCCGGCAGTCCGCTGGCCGCGTCCGCGCGCCGCCGCGCTGCCCGGCCTCGGCTGGGGCGTCGCATTGGCGATCGCGCTTGCCGCGGCGGCCGGCCTCACGGTCGGCACGCGCCGCGCGGCGACCGAGCGCATCGTCGACGAAATCGTCGCGAGCCACGTGCGGGCCGGCCTGTCGTCGCGGGACATCGACGTGATCTCGACCGACCGGCACACGGTCAAGCCATGGTTCAACGGGCGCCTCGACTACGCGCCGCCCGTCGTCGACCTGAGCGCAAGCGGCTTCACGCTCGCGGGCGGCCGGCTTGATTACATCGGGCAGCGTCGCGTCGCGGTACTCGTGTACCGCTACCGGCAGCACGTGATCGACGTCTACGTGCGGCCGTGGCCGTCGGGCGAGGGCGGGGCGGCGCCTTACGCGACCGTGTCGCAGGGTTACGCGCTCGACCGCTGGGACGCGGCGGGCATGACGTGGTGGGCGGTGACCGATGCGGAGCCGTCCGCGCTCGCGGCGTTCAGGACGGCGCTGACCGCGCGCGTCGCGGCGCCGCGAACCGAATGA
- the rpsF gene encoding 30S ribosomal protein S6 has product MRHYEIVFIVHPDQSEQVPAMIERYKSTITSHGGQIHRVEDWGRRQLAYMIEKLAKAHYVCMNIECDQATLDELEHAFKFNDAVLRHLIVKMKKAETGPSPMMKEVQREEAKKAAAAQPTEAQA; this is encoded by the coding sequence ATGCGTCATTACGAAATCGTCTTCATCGTGCACCCCGATCAAAGCGAGCAAGTGCCCGCGATGATCGAGCGCTACAAGTCCACGATCACGTCGCATGGTGGCCAGATCCACCGCGTCGAAGACTGGGGCCGCCGCCAACTGGCCTACATGATCGAGAAACTCGCGAAGGCTCACTACGTCTGCATGAACATCGAGTGCGACCAGGCGACGCTCGACGAACTCGAACACGCGTTCAAGTTCAACGACGCCGTGCTGCGTCACCTCATCGTCAAGATGAAGAAGGCCGAAACCGGTCCGTCGCCGATGATGAAGGAAGTTCAGCGCGAAGAAGCCAAGAAGGCGGCTGCCGCTCAGCCGACCGAAGCGCAGGCTTAA
- the priB gene encoding primosomal replication protein N, with product MNRLQLTASVVEREPVRYTPAGVPIASATLQHRTEVVEAGIARQVELTIPAVAAGEASGKLEGCEMGVETLFTGFLAKKSRNARTLVFHITALQDIGKD from the coding sequence GTGAACAGGCTGCAATTGACGGCGAGCGTCGTCGAGCGTGAACCGGTGCGGTACACCCCCGCCGGCGTTCCGATCGCAAGCGCCACGTTGCAGCATCGCACGGAAGTCGTCGAAGCAGGCATCGCCCGGCAGGTCGAATTGACGATCCCGGCCGTGGCGGCAGGCGAGGCGAGCGGCAAGCTGGAAGGCTGCGAGATGGGCGTCGAGACGCTCTTCACAGGTTTTCTGGCGAAAAAGAGCCGTAACGCGAGAACCTTGGTGTTTCACATCACAGCATTGCAGGACATTGGAAAGGACTGA
- the rpsR gene encoding 30S ribosomal protein S18, which produces MARPTGKKFDKRRQQQNPLFKRKKFCRFTAAGVEQIDYKDTETLKDFIGENGKITPARLTGTKAHYQRQLDTAIKRARFLALLPYTDQHKA; this is translated from the coding sequence ATGGCCCGCCCCACTGGTAAGAAATTCGACAAGCGTCGTCAGCAACAAAACCCGCTCTTCAAGCGCAAGAAGTTCTGCCGCTTCACGGCAGCCGGCGTCGAGCAGATCGACTACAAGGACACGGAAACGCTGAAGGACTTCATCGGCGAGAACGGCAAGATCACGCCGGCGCGTCTGACGGGCACGAAGGCCCACTATCAGCGCCAGCTGGATACGGCGATCAAGCGCGCGCGTTTCCTCGCGCTGCTGCCGTACACGGATCAGCACAAGGCGTAA
- the rplI gene encoding 50S ribosomal protein L9 — protein sequence MQIILLEKVANLGNLGDIVKVKDGYARNFLIPNRKARRATKDAIAEFEVRRAELEKVAGEKLAAAQAVGEKLSGQSFEITQKSGVDGRLFGSVTNGDVAELLKKAGYEVEKAQVRMPEGPLKMIGEHGVQVALHTDVVVDVTVNVIGDHA from the coding sequence ATGCAAATCATTCTGTTGGAAAAAGTCGCCAATCTGGGCAACCTCGGCGATATCGTCAAGGTCAAGGACGGTTACGCTCGCAACTTCCTGATCCCGAACCGCAAGGCACGCCGCGCGACGAAGGACGCGATCGCTGAATTCGAAGTCCGCCGCGCGGAACTCGAAAAGGTCGCCGGCGAGAAGCTGGCCGCCGCGCAAGCGGTCGGCGAGAAGCTGAGCGGCCAGTCGTTCGAAATCACGCAGAAGTCGGGCGTCGACGGCCGTCTGTTCGGCTCGGTCACGAACGGCGACGTCGCGGAACTGCTGAAGAAGGCGGGCTACGAAGTCGAGAAGGCGCAAGTGCGCATGCCGGAAGGCCCGCTGAAGATGATCGGCGAGCATGGCGTGCAAGTTGCGCTGCACACCGACGTCGTCGTCGACGTGACGGTCAACGTGATCGGCGATCACGCGTAA
- a CDS encoding DNA helicase, whose amino-acid sequence MQSLRAAHAARHEGQGPGQPVPAFFRFSAFPTPAGEAAPISR is encoded by the coding sequence ATGCAGTCTCTACGGGCGGCGCACGCCGCCCGACATGAAGGGCAGGGGCCCGGGCAACCGGTTCCTGCCTTTTTTCGTTTCTCGGCGTTCCCGACGCCCGCTGGCGAAGCCGCGCCCATTTCGCGATAA